The region AGTTTCCTTCTCTGGATCATGTGGGTGCTGCTGTTGATGTGGTCAACCATGATCATCCTCATCAGCTCATGCACATCACTCACGTCACGGCTGAAATGGCACCCATAGCCAAAGTGGGTGGCCTTGGCGATGTCGTCACTGGACTTGCTCGTGCCTCCTTGTCCCGTGGCCACACCGTCGATATAATGCTCCCTTTCTATGAGTGTATCCCAAGGCAACAAATCACTGACTTGGCTTTAATCACCACCTTTAGCTCCTACCATGATGGAGTTTGGATCTCAACCGAAGCCTATCGAGGACTGGTTTCATCTATCCCTGTTATTTTCATTCAACCCTCCAACCATTTCTTCAAGGGCAAACATGTGTACGGTGGCTCCTATAATGAGCTCGACGCTTATGTCTTCTTTAGCCGTGCTTGTCTTGAATGGATGcaggtttcttcttcttctttcttgtttTAACGTTCTCAATTGCATAGGCTTAATCTTTAGCATAATTCATCTCAGGTGACTGGAACCCAACCAGATATTATTCATGTCCATGAGTGGCAGACATCTGCTTTGCCCTTGCTTTATTGGGATATGTATCATAATCTTTCTCTAAAGGTATCCACTTTATTTGTCACTATTGTTTTGTTTGGAAAAAATTCTTCTTTCTTATCGTTGATAAAACATGTTCTTATTCACTTTCTACTTTGTAGAAACCAAGAATAGTCCTAACCATCCATAACATGGAGCATTTTGGAGAGTGTAGGTAAGTACATGTTTGATCTAGAGAATGGCTTGGTTATAGATATTGGGTTATGCTTTTCTCCTATGATCATTATACATGAAAGTTATCCTTTAAAGGGGCTTTGACATAAACATGATCAATCATTATGCATGAAAATTCATGTCAGTATTCTGATACATCAATCAATGTTTAAAACACCGCTTTTATGCCTCAAGGCGTTTTGTTTTTGTGAGGCGAGGCGTAAGATGAATGTGTCTTATAAAACTCAAATATAGAATAAGAAATGTCATAAAACTCAAACATACCATAAAATTTATCATAAAACTCAAACATAAATATCTCATAAATGATCTAAATCAATGTGAACGATCCTCGCCGGAGTTTTATGAGATTCAATAATAAAAGACAAATCTACTGTTAAAACTACTCTATGAGTTCACTGATGTCCATTCAAGTCCTTTGCATGCATGTTATGTTATATTGGCAGCGAACAGCAACTTAGCAAGTCTGGTCTCGATGGTTCTCTATATGCAACTATTGACAAGGTGAGCTTTTATCTGTTTGAGATGAATAATTTTTTTCTGTGGGTGATTCCAGAGATGTCTTACAgattaataagaaaataatttatgtttatatgtgaagAACTAAAGCCAGAATTAGAGGAAAAACTTATTTTTAGATAAATCTCAGTGTTTCTCTTCTCAACATGGCAGGCAGTTGATGAACGAACTATTGGCCATAATCCTGAGAGATTGAGCTTATTGAAAGGTGGAATAGTCTACAGCAATGCGGTTGTGTAAGTTGCAGCACTTTGTTGACTTGCAAGTACTTGTATTATATGTGTATCCATAACCATTAACCTGCTAGTGCATATTTAATTTCTGCCTATGTGATATTTTGGAATATCTAAAATTATTTGAGCAGTTGATATTTCAAACTCATCTCATGAATAAGTTTGAAAAATTAGTACCACCAAAGTGGTTAAAGGATTACTATGCTACAGAAACAGGGTGAGTGTAGGCACATCTGTCTCAGCTCTCCAAATGTCTTTTCAAGCAGAAATGACCATCAACTTTAAGATTGCTAGTTTAACATAATGATAAATTAAAAAGTATAGACTTAACAGTTTATTAAAACGATGAATTATTGATTTGAATACTCATAGTTGCTATAAATTATGGCTGTGGAATATACTTAGATTATTGAAAGTCTGTTGATAGCTTGAATTTGAGCCCTCCACAAGACTAGAGTACAAAAGACTCTAGTTGACTTGACACTGACATTTTGTATATCAAATTTAGGAAGACATAGAAACTTCATTGATTGTATTTAGTGTGTAATTGTGCACTTATTATTAAGTAAACCAGTGGACAGGAGCATATATGCTGTTTCATGTCTGCAAACACAGTCCATACCATGCATTGCATCATCAACAAGccattttttgttcttttcattTTCAGCACAGTCTCCCCAACATATCTTAAGGAAACGATGTGCTCAGGATGGCTTTCAAGCACTTTAGTGAGCAATCGGCATAAGTAAGTTACTCGTTGCTCTCTATATATGTGGTTGTACTTGGTAGTTGGTTCATCTCATTTTATGgacctttataaaaaaatttcCCTACAGACCATGTCATGTAAACATTTTCTCCAATGTATTTACAGTATTCAGTAATGAAACATAAAATAGATTTAAATGTGAGGGAAAAACACAACAATGAAAAATGGTAGATGGTAAGGATTCCTCAAGAAACAAAACAAAGTTAAATTCTTAGAAAGTTAGAATGAAATTTGCCAATCTAACAAAATGAAAGAGAATGGAACATCCTTGTGCTCCTCAGCTCCTTAGATTTGTTTCATCAAGAAAAACGAAGTTTAGTCATAATCGAAAGGAACACTTCGTAGCACCTAAGCCAGAGCGAACATTACTCCAAATGATTTTCCTTCTAGGATTGCATCCCATCACAAAATGGGAAATACTGAAAGAGCTATCCTTCCTTAAAATATTCCACAACTTTGATTCCATTGCACATTGAAgaaaaacatgcaattattctcTAAACGACGTAGTAGAATCCAGTGATTATATTCTTACATGTGAAGCACTCTCTCCAACCTATCCCATCTATTGAGAGATAAAGAAAAGTGAACTCTACTAGTTTAGTGGGTTTTAGGCTTTTAGCAATGTTTTGGGCTTTTCATTACAAGTGTTACCTGTAGGTAGTGGTACAGTGTAAAATCTAATGTTGTCTCTCATAATAATCTAAGATTTTTGAAGAAATAGctattcaaaattaaatatgtcCCATCTCTTAATGACTTAATTTTTCAGAAAAATTGGTAACCTAACGTATGATTTTGTGATTATATTTGTACAAACTTTTATATTACTTTTCCATTCAATAATCCTTTTTATCATGTATTTTAGGTACTTTGGTATATTAAATGGGATTGACACTGCAATATGGAACCCTGCCTTGGATGTTTTCTTGCCTGCTAAGTTCCATGGTGAATTTATGTCTCTTTTATAAAATTAGCAATTTGATATCATCAGGAACATTTGCACTTTAACCTTTCTCTCTCTTTATAATACTACATCATAACATGAAAACTGAGTTAGAAGTTAAAGAAAAATTAGATGTGGATCAACATGTACTAAATAGGTACTAAATTTAAGTTCTAACAAAAGAGTATGTTCTGTACTTTtagtgaattgactatgtatcaaCATATACTTAGTACTTAATAAGTTCTAAAATAGAGCTCATGCTCTTTAATTTAATGTATTAGAGACGATGGAATATGTATGTTAGTGCTATAATCTTTGTTCCTACCTTATTGTGTCATTGATCGTTTTGGCTTTATAAATAAACTGTTGTTTAGTGAGATAAGATGTTACATTGACTTCTGGTCTCTTCCTTTGTAGTATTTAACATATTAATACAAAgttgtttcttttcttaaaaaaaaaaagaaatctcCTTAAGGCTTATCATTACTTGTTACCAGTACTTAATAGTTTGCAGATTTAATCTCTCATTTTCTTATCTTGTAGGTCAGAATCTTGAGGGGAAAATGTTATGCAAGTACTTTGTCCAGAGAGGCCTTGGTTTGGCCTCTAGTGAGAGTGTACTGGATGTGCAAACCACGGTGCCATTGGTTGTTTGTATCACACGACTCGTCGCACAAAAAGGCCTTCACTTAATTATTCACGCAATGAAGCGCGTTGAGGAACTTGTAAGTCTGTTAATGAAGAATGTTGTGTATATACCAAGACTAACATTTTTGCACTAAAACATGGACTTTCCATTTCTCAAGTACATACTGATTATATTATTCAACTGCACAGTATTGTTTACAGTATTGGCACTTCAAATTCTAGATTTTACTGCCTGACCATACAATAGATGCGAATTTCAGCATAAGGTTCTGAATAGTCTGATATTTCTCTTAATTATTGAGTCATTTCTAGGGTGGACAAATGATTATACTGGGAAAAGCTCCAGATGGTAACATTCAAAGAGAATTTGAAGGACTTGCAAATTTGGTAACAGATTTCCGCTTCCTCTCTTTTGGTTCGAGTTAGGATTCCATTTATTCAATGAAAGAAAAACCATATCATGATCTTCAATCAGTTTAATGTGtcaaattatttttcttttcttctttttcacactTTCTTCTGGCTGAAGTGTTAAATAAAAGTTATCCTTGCAAATAAATCCAGGTTATGAGAACATCTTTCATGTTTATATCCAATGATTGCATCCACCATCTTTTTGCTATGTGTGCGCGCAACTCCCTAATCTCTGCCGTCCCATGTTCCATCTGCTACTGATGTTATAAAATTTTGAAGTAGCAATACTTGGTGCATATTACAGAACAAAATTAGTGTAAGATAAGGTAATTTCATAGAATGgctaataaaatgatataaaaTTACTAAGTTGAGAAGGGTCTTAAGCTTTTATTGGAACACATGAAATGATAGGTTTTCAACAGTTGAAGTCTTTAGAAAGAATAAGAAAAGATGAAGTTTTTATGAGACATTGATCCCTGTAAGAAACTTAAGTATTAGTCTTAGGATTGTTGTCAATTTTATGTTCCAGCCAAACTGACGGACACCCATACTTTTTCTCCCATGTTGCAGCATAATCAGGGTCCTAGCATTCGAATCTTATTGATGTATAGGTAAGTGGTCTTTCTATGTCATCATTGGaaactatatttttttgtttgttgaaCTTGAATATGTGATCAAAATCTTTGTTCTTGTTCAAAATTAGAATCCTACTTGCCTGTAGTAGAGTACATTCCTCCTTTAGAGGAGCTTTATTGTTTGTCAACAACATCTTGATTCTGTTTCGTTTGCTTGTTTGTTTGTTATGCAGCGAGGAGCTGTCTCATATGCTTTATGCTGCAGCAGACATGGTGTTCGTTCCTTCCATGTACGAACCGTGTGGACTTGCACAAATGATTGGCATGCGTTATGGAGCAGTATGTAATTCCTTTGGATTGGATGATGAGCATCCATTCCATTGTTATGTTTATTTCACTACTCGTCGAATGCGAATGCAAATGCGATTTCATTCAAGTGAATACAGATTTTCTTCAGAATTTTAATAAGAATAGGGACTAAAATGGTCACTTTGTTTGATCCTATTTCAATCTTATTTTGTTTATTGATTTTTTCAGGTACCTGTGGTTAGAAAGACCGGTGGTCTAGCTGATACAGTCTTTGACATGGACAATCAGCTAAACCAAGAGATGGCCAATGGGTAATTTATTTTCACTGTGTTAATATAGTCTTTCTAAAGTGTGAATGTACCAACGTGGTAGTACTAATACTATTGCTATGATAATATCTTTTAGCAATCATTAGCTCACAGTATGCCTTGCCCTTGAGATTTGGCTTCTAATAGTCATTAGTTTCCATAGTCTCTTAAATCAATGTTAAGTTTGGCTTACCTTGTAAACCAATAAATTTACATGTGCTCCTATGTGGTTTGGTTACAGGCTCTGAGATGAGTTTTGTTATTGCAAAGCATATAACCAGTTGATTTTGTTCAGGTTTGTTTTTGAGGGAATCGATGAAGCATCTCTAGATGGGGCCTTGGATCGTGCATTTTCCTACTTTAAAGACAGTAAGTTGGTTATCTTCCACTTCCACCTCTTAGTAATATCCATAGCTATATAGTTTAGTTGACAATTCAGCTTGAGTAACTAACTAAGCTAGCTAAGCTAACTATACTCCCACAAATAGTTGAGTGGCTTTTCCTATTGATACTCAAACTGAATGTTAAATTTGTCAGTACTCCCAACCAATTACACTATTACTTCCCCTTTTTTGTTACAGATCCTGATAAATGGAACAGCATTGTGAGGAAGATTATGGAAATTGACAATAGCTGGAACAACACAGCTGGGAAATATATTGAGCTGTATAGCTCAATCAGAGCAAATGCTGACTGATGATACTTTAGACACAAAGGCCTTCAATTTCAAGCTACTCCAGACTAGACTACACAGGTTGCACCCCTTATGCTGTCATTTTTGGCTACTTTCTCAGAAAATGATCACCTTGGCCACACCTGTGATTGGTGCTAGTATGCTACCTGCAATGTATTAAGCTGTGCATGTATGTAACATGTAATAATAAGCTGATGCTGCTGTAAATACAACAAATTAACAGCACTACACAAATGGCAAAATTTTGAAATTTCTTTAGACATTTTGAATTTCTTTATTGATTTGCCCTTCTCCCAGGTAACTTTACAAGTCCTCGCCGCCCGAAGAAAACCAGCAAAGAATTCGACAGACACTACTACTTTAGGTATTAGGCATCAGCATAGTACACAGAGTCCTCTCCTCACCCATTCAAC is a window of Humulus lupulus chromosome 4, drHumLupu1.1, whole genome shotgun sequence DNA encoding:
- the LOC133829571 gene encoding uncharacterized protein LOC133829571; translated protein: MAMAMAIAEEGRFFRVHNTQGCAFIPKPKPKPKASFLFNLKHRKMASFSSTSTLILNAYKPNKPQLAWPSPTDEIPFWSKEFPSLDHVGAAVDVVNHDHPHQLMHITHVTAEMAPIAKVGGLGDVVTGLARASLSRGHTVDIMLPFYECIPRQQITDLALITTFSSYHDGVWISTEAYRGLVSSIPVIFIQPSNHFFKGKHVYGGSYNELDAYVFFSRACLEWMQVTGTQPDIIHVHEWQTSALPLLYWDMYHNLSLKKPRIVLTIHNMEHFGECSEQQLSKSGLDGSLYATIDKAVDERTIGHNPERLSLLKGGIVYSNAVVTVSPTYLKETMCSGWLSSTLVSNRHKYFGILNGIDTAIWNPALDVFLPAKFHGQNLEGKMLCKYFVQRGLGLASSESVLDVQTTVPLVVCITRLVAQKGLHLIIHAMKRVEELGGQMIILGKAPDGNIQREFEGLANLHNQGPSIRILLMYSEELSHMLYAAADMVFVPSMYEPCGLAQMIGMRYGAVPVVRKTGGLADTVFDMDNQLNQEMANGFVFEGIDEASLDGALDRAFSYFKDNPDKWNSIVRKIMEIDNSWNNTAGKYIELYSSIRANAD